TCAAAAATTCGCGGGCTGTAATAAATAATAGCATTAATCCCTGAAACCTGATTGAAAACTGCGAAAAGAATGGCCAGCGTTACGGGAGTTTTGTGCCGGGCTGAAAAAAGCCGTGACTGCTTGCTGCTACTTGCTTGTTCATGCGCATTGACAATAGCAGACAGCGTTTCTTCGCTGGTGTCGGCGTCGATCAATTGGAGGATTTCACGTGCTTCCTGCACTTTATTTTTTCGGATTACCAACCAGCGAGGACTTTCCGGTACATACAAAATCGCCAGCAGGAACACCAATGACGGCAATGCCTGTACTCCAAGCATCCAGCGCCACGCATGATCGCCCATATCCTGCATGAAATAATTGGAGAAGTACGCGATCAGAATACCGAAAACGACATTGAACTGAAACAGCCCGACCATTTTACCGCGTGACTTGGCAGGTGAGATCTCGGATATGTACATCGGTGCGGCGACCGACGATGCGCCTACACCCAGGCCACCGAGAAACCGGAAGAAAATGAATACGTACCAGTCTGTGGCGAATGCGGAACCCAGGGAAGATACCAGGTAGAGTACCGCGATCCAGAACAGGGTGGTTTTGCGCCCGAGCCGGTCTGTGGGTATGCCGCCAAGCAGCGCGCCGAGCACGGTACCGATGAGTGCGATGGAGACTGTGAACCCGTGTTCGACGGCTGACAGGTCCCACAATAGTTGAATGGCTTTTTCCGCTCCCGAGATCACCGCCGTATCGAACCCGAAGAGAAATCCCCCGAGCGCCACCACGACTGACCACACTAGTACTTTACTGTTTTTCATTTGTAGTTCTGATTTTTGATCAAAACTAGCGCA
The genomic region above belongs to Dyadobacter pollutisoli and contains:
- a CDS encoding sugar porter family MFS transporter encodes the protein MKNSKVLVWSVVVALGGFLFGFDTAVISGAEKAIQLLWDLSAVEHGFTVSIALIGTVLGALLGGIPTDRLGRKTTLFWIAVLYLVSSLGSAFATDWYVFIFFRFLGGLGVGASSVAAPMYISEISPAKSRGKMVGLFQFNVVFGILIAYFSNYFMQDMGDHAWRWMLGVQALPSLVFLLAILYVPESPRWLVIRKNKVQEAREILQLIDADTSEETLSAIVNAHEQASSSKQSRLFSARHKTPVTLAILFAVFNQVSGINAIIYYSPRIFEMTGLGTKAAFLSSAGIGFVNFAFTLLAINFIDKFGRRTLMFTGSVGVIITLALVARAFFIQDFTGVPVFLFVYIAFFAFSQGAVIWVFISEIFPNEVRASGQALGSFTHWFMAALIAFSFPIIAEYFGGGITFSFFALMMVLQLIFVWRFMPETKGTSLERTEKTMVLH